From Watersipora subatra chromosome 8, tzWatSuba1.1, whole genome shotgun sequence, a single genomic window includes:
- the LOC137401739 gene encoding uncharacterized protein, which produces MDKTVSVLLVVSAYLTAVNCLPGSPLSTENVENVTVLWSEDLPSGPFTDGQVSILLDAIKALTAEEKQKLAAMEGLKRLRRSTGDNSQWCCNKNDPGQVGERIEVIRARVVTKTIPQGGFVRCGLFGWRRCYSHFGSRVVTVTQYYKDYEYPLIPAPQWTNGCPEPNIVCCNGYVYYPSLGNCLTFQQLEDILRVIGENQESLDLLNAFMLG; this is translated from the exons ATGGACAAGACTGTCTCTGTACTTCTTGTGGTATCTGCTTACCTCACCGCTGTCAATTGCCTGCCAGGCTCTCCATTATCCACTGAGAACGTTGAGAATGTGACAGTGTTGTGGAGTGAAGATTTACCATCAGGGCCGTTTACAGATGGACAAGTTAGcatattgctagatgctataaAAGCACTTACA GCTGAAGAAAAACAAAAGCTGGCAGCAATGGAGGGACTAAAAAGACTTAGGAGAAGCACAGGAGACAACTCCCAATGGTGCTGCAACAAGAATGATCCTGGACAAGTTGGTGAGAGGATTGAAgta ATTCGTGCGAGAGTTGTCACCAAAACCATCCCACAGGGAGGATTTGTACGTTGTGGTTTATTTGGCTGGAGGAGATGCTACTCTCACTTTGGGAGTCGAGTCGT CACTGTGACTCAGTACTATAAGGACTATGAGTACCCCTTGATACCCGCCCCGCAGTGGACCAATGGCTGTCCAGAACCTAATATCGTCTGCTGCAATGGTTATGTCTACTACCCATCCCTTGGAAACTGCCTCA CTTTCCAGCAGTTGGAAGATATACTCAGAGTGATTGGAGAGAATCAGGAATCACTTGACCTACTTAATGCATTTATGTTAGGATAA